The Lutra lutra chromosome 7, mLutLut1.2, whole genome shotgun sequence genome segment GgcgccccaccccatccctgccctgggcgcccagccacctcctcccagcccgtggcggcctcccctccccctcctgcctcaTTCCCACAGCCCAGGGCTCTGTATGGTAATGATCTGTTAATATACTTCCCACTGGTGCCCAGAGCCTCCTCACAGGTGGACTTAGATttgctcccctctgctcccccagcacCCAGAGATGGCCCTCTGGGGGGGCCCGGCAGGGAGCTGCCTGTTGAATAAAGAGGCACGACATTAAGCACACGCCACACAAAGCTGAAAGGGTAGAGGCCTGGGTATCCTCTGGGGGTCACTAAAGCTCCGAGGGGGTAGggactgggggtaggggggtcACAGAGCCAAGTCTCCGGGAAATTCACACAGGAGGCTGCAAAAACACGTGAACAAATGAACGAacgaaggggtgaggggtgggggtggggagcaggcgcTGAGTCAGGGCCTGCCggcagggcagggctggtgtGGTCCGAGGGTCAGGTGTAGGGGAGGCTGGGGGTCGGCAAGGCTGAGATGCGGTCAGAGTACGGATCGGTGTTATCGgttgatttcattaatttatgcGATCTTTGTCCTTCATTACCCCAAGCAAATTGAGAGTTGGCGGTCACTGCATTTTTAGGCCACAAAATGTCCATTAAAGGCCATTCTCATTTGGCAGGACCTGCCCGGAAGCCTAGGCAAGCGGGAGTCCTCGAAAAAAGTCCCAGCAGCGTAGGGCAGCCGCCACAGGGCCTCTGTCCTTTGGTCGGTTGGGTCCTCAACCGTAGCAGGGCACGAGGGGTACTGATAGGGAAACGAGGCTGGAGGAAGTCAAAGGCTCCACTTAGGGACACAGAAGAAGGTGTTGGGAGAAAAGCCAGCTAAAATCCCTTCTCCTAGCCCCAGAACTGGGGTAAATCTCATCGGGGGTCATTCGTAATCCCCACCCTTAAGGACCATGCAAGAGCGTGTTGTgaccacccacccctgccccccatcacCAGGGCAGCAGGCTTTCCTAATCGAGCCCCTCCCAGCACAACATTGTCTCAGGTCCTAAAAGGCCCCACAGGTGACTCATGCTGGGATCAGCAGCAGCCTTGCtgcccctccgccccccacccttGGAGCCGCTTTGGGACCCACAAGGATCCCAGAAAAGCTACCTCTTGAGGTTGAGACTTTAAGCCTGGAGCCCACCCTCCTTGGTGTCTGGTTCAGGattgccccctccctgcccatggagttttccagacaaaacGTTCCCTCCTCCCTGGGTTGACAAAGCCTCTCAGCCTGGGACTCTGGGTCCAGAAGAAACAGCCCTCGGGGTAATTAGcagctttctccctttctccggGTCTCTGAGGGTGTCCGGGTCGCAGCTGCCGCCCTAGCAGAGACCAGCAGAGACCCCCGGTGGCTTGCTCCCCTGCCGCTGCTTAATCTACCCTACTTTgcagctggaggcccaggagTTGGGAAGAGTAGGGTTGTCCTCTGGACAAAGCGAGGGGTGGTCTCCGGCTTCTGAGCTCTAATCTGAGATTCCCAGTAAAGGGGTTGCTGAGAGCCAGCACTGGAAGCCCACTGCCAAGGCTCCTCCAGCGAGCCGGGCTGGCACCTTTCCGTTTTGGTAACGATAAATTCTCTTGATGTCCCCTTACACCAAGCCAGGCTCCCGGGGAATGCCTTGTGGGCTCTGGACAGGCCGTCAGCATGACGTTCCGGCTCTTCCCTGTTGACGGATTGCCACCTTCCCTCCACGAGGGCGCAGGACTCCTtaaaaaagaggagggggaaaatcTGGACACGTGTGGCCTCAGCACTGTGGACCCCCACCCGCTCTGCCTTAACTTACTGCCTTTGTATTTGGCAGGTGCCCCAGGGCAGCTCAAACAAACATAGGAAACCAAAGCTaaaagcccccccccaccccgtaccTCCCCCAGGCCCACCAGGGAGAGCCCCTCTTTTTGTCAGtggggaaagtgaggcacagagtggggagGAGATGAACCCTGAGGCTGGTCTTCGAAAaggtccctccccaccctgcctggggGCTGGGGTCTGCACTGGCAGAGAGCCCCTGACCCAGGCCCCTTTGTTCTGCGGTCCCTGGCTCACCAGGCCCCACATAATGAAGGGTGCGTGACGGGAGGTGTAAAAAGGCCGCAGAAATGTAGCAGTGCTCATGGAAACCCGCACGGACGGGAGAGCACTCAGACACTTCTAATTTCACTGCCTTCAAAAGATACAGCCTTTTCATCGGGAGCCCCTCCGCTCTCCCGAGCGCAGAAAGAGCGACCACCAGGAGGTGGAGGCATTGCTGGGGCTAAATCAGGTTTCTTGATTCCCGGCAGgagtcttccccaccccccaccctgtctcCGTCCCCCACCGCCCCgtatccccccctcccccgcaacaGCCCTCAGTCATGGTGGGGTGTGAAGGGCAGCTGGTGTTTCTAACAGCTGTGGCACTCTCTCCCTGAATGGCAGGgaccaacacccccccccaacaagAGAAGCTGGACATGAAAATTTGTCTGGGGAGGCAGGCCCTGGGGAGCTTTGGCCTGGCACACATCCTGCTGTGCGGGGAGGGAAGGGGTCTGCAGTGAAAGTCATGCGGCTGGACCAGAGAGGTGACCTGGTGCCAGGAAAAGGGACAGCTGTCCTGGGTTGAGGAGCAGTGAGCAGCCGTGACTTTCTGTCCCCGTGACCTACCCCAAGGGAGCCCCTTCATCTCCCTGAACTGCTTAAACCACTGCAGAGTTTCGGGGGGGTCACTACACCCTCTTCCTTGGGACCTCATTTGGTGACCATTGGTGGTGGCCACAAACACAAACACCGAGGCAGCTCACGTCgggtccccccccccctgccccgtTGACCAGCCGGAgggctctgtccttcccccctcAACCCAGAAAGCTCTCCTTCCAgcctgtccccctctccctccctggaggaggggtgacaaagtctgcttttccctccccactgcagATGTGCGGGCTTGTGCCTCGACCCCCTGCGCCAACAATGGAACCTGTGCGAACCTCGATTCCGGCCAGTACGAGTGCTCCTGCGCCCCTGGATTCTCGGGAAAGGACTGTCAGAAGAAGGACGGGCCCTGTGTGATCAATGGGTAAATATTCTTTCCGACTCTGTGATCTGATGAATGCTGCTTTGATTCCCGCTTCACACCCCTAAAGACCCTTTCAGCCCAGCCCGGTTGGACCTGTCGCCTGACAAAGAAGGAGTAAGTGCCCGTCCTGCAGCCCCGCGGGAGGCCGTCCAGGATCCGGGTACTTATGGGGGAGTGTGTCATTTTCATCATTGCCGAAGTGACCCTGAAGGTGATTTCGTATTCCTTCCATGCCCCCAAGTCCTGATGCGCGTGCGTGACGGTGGCCAGGGCCGCCGACTGGAGCAGGGAGCCGCACGGTGTTGTAAGGGCAACCCCCCAGGGGGCCGAGACTTTGCGTGAAACCCACTCACTGCATTTTAGGGGGTGGTTTTGGGGGGAACTGGCAGACTCTGCAGCTGAGTTTTCGGGGCTGTCTTGGGGGCACCTGCTAGGCAAAGGAGAGAGGGGTCTTTGGCCAGAAGGGTCGGCGGGGGCTGAGGGCTGGAGGGGGTGTTCAGCTCTCAGCTGCCTTCGGTGGGGCTGGGGATCTGGGACTTCTGAACAGTGGGCACCACTGTCAAGAAGGGCCACTTGCTTTCTAGTCCCCAAGCCATTTCCTGCCCTTATCTGTTTAGCGGCACGGAGCCCACCCAGCTGTCTGCTGGGGCTTAGGCAGAGCCGGTCctgggccaggagctggggggtgggggagacagccACTACCAGGCAGAAGCAGCTTATCTTGACCTGACATTCCAGGGGGCTGTGGAGGACCCCGGAGCCGGCAGAGGCCACAAACAGGCATTTGTGCAGCCTGTAAAGATCAGTGTTCAGAGGGGGTCAGAGGAGAGGGGGTCACACCCAAAGTCCGCGTCTGCTTATTTGTGGGATGGGAAAATACGGAGcgaaacctttaaaatattttgcttttctccccAACCAACTTGAACCAGTCTGTCAAAATACAGCCCAGGGTCCTTGAAGTTCCTTCAGAGCCTAGCTCCCGTACAGACCCTCCCCCCAAGTGACAATGCTGATTTCTCGTGCTTACAGCTCCTTTCTTCCCCCGGTTTTGGTATTTATCAGATGACAAAGGGTCTGCTCCTTTAAAAGCACTTAAATTAAATGCTCCTGTGCTCCGCTCTGAGCAAACAACCCCGGTCTGGTCTGCAGGCCGCACTTGGGTGAATGACCCACTATTAAACCACCGGGCACAGACGCCGGCTGGGCCAGCAGCAGACCGAGGCTTTCTTTCACTCCGAGTGTCCCCAAGGGCTTCCCATACAATAGTCTGCAGGCTCTCTCTGCAGAAAACGACAATAGGATCACAGTCAGGGTGGTGGTGTGGCtcggggagcgggtggagagtgCAGGGGCCTAggccccccctcacccccgctcTGCCCAGCGGCCCAGGGATGGAGCTAAGGGAGGGGGCTCGCTCCAGCCCTGGATCATCACTAACTttgcctctgggcctcagtttccccacttgtcCAGTGACTAACCGTCAGGCTTCTGGTTGGAGAGAGGACCtaagaggtgggagaggagaccGTCATCGGCCGGGGAGGTCAGGCGCCTTCCAGGCTGGCAGCCGGAGGGAGGGTGAGGCACGCACCTGTGCGTGTCCGGCTCTGACTGCCCGGGAGCCCCTCTCGGGCAGACATGACAGCGCCTGGCGTCTCCCTGGCCGGCCCCTGGAACCACCGTCCTAGTCCAGCCCCCGAAGGCCCTTCACCGTGCCCCTGTTGTGTTCCAGCTCCCCCTGTCAGCACGGAGGCACCTGTGTGGATGACGAGGGCCGGGCCTCCCATGCCTCCTGCCTGTGCCCCCCTGGCTTCTCCGGCAATTTCTGCGAGATCGTGGCCAACAGCTGCACCCCCAACCCGTGCGAGAACCAGGGCATCTGCACCGACATCGGGGGCGACTTCCGCTGCCGATGCCCCGCCGGCTTCGTGGACAAGACCTGCAGCCGTCCCGTGGGGAACTGCGCCTCCGACCCGTGCCTCAACGGGGGCACCTGCTTGCAACACACCCAGGTGAGGTACGAGTGTGTGTGCAAGCCCGAGTTCACGGGCCCCCTCTGTGGCCGGAAGCGCGCCCCGAGCCCCCAGCAGGTCACCCGTCTGCCCAGCGGGTATGGGCTCACCTACCGCCTGACCCCCGGGGTGCACGAGCTGCCGGTGCCCCAGCCCGAGCACCGCATCCTCAAGGTGTCCATGAAGGAGCTCAACAAGAACACCCCCCTCCTCTCCGAGGGCCAGGCCATCTGCTTCACCATCCTGGGCGTGCTGACCAGTCTGGTGGTGCTGGGCACCGTGGGCATCGTCTTCCTCAACAAGTGTGAGGCCTGGGTGTCCAACCTGCGCTACAGCCGGAGGCTGCGGCAGAAGAAGAACCTGCTGCTTCGTTACAACAGCGGCGAGGACCTCGCGGTCAACATCATCTTCCCCGAGAAGATCGACATGGCCACCTTCACCAAGGAGGCCGGCGAAGACGACATCTAAGCAGCGTTCCCACCGGCCCCTCTCTGTTCTCGGGGTCCCGCAGAGCTCACTCTATGCGGTCTGTTCTCCTCTTTGTGGTGGAATTTGCTCTATTTTGTGTCGAATCTGGTGAACGCTACGCTTGCCTGTCTTACCTTTGTGTTGCTCTGTGACAAATGCCGCGCGCCCAGAgcgtcctctttctctctcttaatgcATGatcaaaaaacaataataagaatTTCATCTTTAAACGAGTAAAAGATATAAGTATGTTATTCTAAACTTTAACTTAAaatcaaaaagaccaaaaaaaaacaaggcaacgAAGCCGGGACTCGGCGCCGACACCCCTCCCCGAAGGGGTCTCGGCCACGGTCCTCGTGAAACCGTTACGAGTGCTGTGCATGACCACCCACTGTGACAAAGGCGAAAAATCTCTTCGTTCGTTAGTCCTCACACGCCACGTCCAACGCGCACTCACATCAAGTCCAACACTGCAA includes the following:
- the DLK1 gene encoding protein delta homolog 1 isoform X1 — encoded protein: MTATAALLPVLLLLLAFGHSVHGAECFPACHPQNGFCEDDNVCRCQPGWQGPLCDQCVTFPGCVNGLCVEPWQCICDDGWDGNLCDIDVRACASTPCANNGTCANLDSGQYECSCAPGFSGKDCQKKDGPCVINGSPCQHGGTCVDDEGRASHASCLCPPGFSGNFCEIVANSCTPNPCENQGICTDIGGDFRCRCPAGFVDKTCSRPVGNCASDPCLNGGTCLQHTQVRYECVCKPEFTGPLCGRKRAPSPQQVTRLPSGYGLTYRLTPGVHELPVPQPEHRILKVSMKELNKNTPLLSEGQAICFTILGVLTSLVVLGTVGIVFLNKCEAWVSNLRYSRRLRQKKNLLLRYNSGEDLAVNIIFPEKIDMATFTKEAGEDDI
- the DLK1 gene encoding protein delta homolog 1 isoform X3; the encoded protein is MTATAALLPVLLLLLAFGHSVHGAECFPACHPQNGFCEDDNVCRCQPGWQGPLCDQCVTFPGCVNGLCVEPWQCICDDGWDGNLCDIDVRACASTPCANNGTCANLDSGQYECSCAPGFSGKDCQKKDGPCVINGSPCQHGGTCVDDEGRASHASCLCPPGFSGNFCEIVANSCTPNPCENQGICTDIGGDFRCRCPAGFVDKTCSRPVGNCASDPCLNGGTCLQHTQAICFTILGVLTSLVVLGTVGIVFLNKCEAWVSNLRYSRRLRQKKNLLLRYNSGEDLAVNIIFPEKIDMATFTKEAGEDDI
- the DLK1 gene encoding protein delta homolog 1 isoform X2; this encodes MTATAALLPVLLLLLAFGHSVHGAECFPACHPQNGFCEDDNVCRCQPGWQGPLCDQCVTFPGCVNGLCVEPWQCICDDGWDGNLCDIDVRACASTPCANNGTCANLDSGQYECSCAPGFSGKDCQKKDGPCVINGSPCQHGGTCVDDEGRASHASCLCPPGFSGNFCEIVANSCTPNPCENQGICTDIGGDFRCRCPAGFVDKTCSRPVGNCASDPCLNGGTCLQHTQGQAICFTILGVLTSLVVLGTVGIVFLNKCEAWVSNLRYSRRLRQKKNLLLRYNSGEDLAVNIIFPEKIDMATFTKEAGEDDI